CGACGGTATTGAGCCCGGAGCGATCGGTTCTTACTTGATGTCGAAACACAAGATCTTTACAACACCGATCGTTCACGAAGAATTTATCGGCATTCGCATCACACCGAATGTCTACACGACACTATGGGAACTCGACCGTTTTTGTAACATCGTCGAGGACATAGCGAGAAAAGGATTGCCGAAATAGTCGGAACGCATGCCTTCCGGCGTGCCACTGTAGGTTTATATGAGCATCAAAAAAGTTACACAACACCCAACTCAAAACGAAGGTTTGATATTTGAGCGGTCGCAGACCGGACGCGTCGGCTATCGACTGCCGAAACTCGACGTGCCGGAATCGGCAAATATCTTACCGGCGGAACTTCGCCGTACAGACGATCTCGACGGTGTGCCTGAGGTCAGCGAAGTCGATGTCGTCCGACATTTCACTCGAATTTCGACATGGAATTACTCGATCGATCTCGGCATGTATCCCTTGGGGTCGTGCACGATGAAATATAACTCGCGGCTCAACGAAAAGGTCGCCCGTATCAACGGTTTTGCCGGCCTGCATCCGCTGGCCCCTGAGGAAGAGACGCAAGGTGCCCTTGAGTTGATCTATCGTTTGCAGGAAGATCTCTGCGAGATAACGGGCCTTGCGGGCATATCGCTCCAGCCGGCCGCGGGTGCTCAAGGCGAGATGACAGGCGTGATGTTGATCCGTGCCTTTCTTGACCAACGCTACGGCGAAGGATCAAAGGATCGCCGCGTGATGCTCATCCCGGACTCAGCTCACGGAACAAATCCGGCGTCTGCCGCGTTGTCGGGATTTACCGTAAAGACCATCCGCTCGACCGCCGAGGGATTGACCGATATGGATCACCTTCGAGAGCTCTGCAACGAAGGTGGCGTCGCCGGACTAATGCTTACTAACCCAAATACGGTCGGCATTTTTGAACGGAACATCCGAGAGATCTGCGACACCATCCACGCCGCAGGAGGCCTCGTGTATATGGACGGCGCCAATATGAATGCGCTCGTCGGCATTGCCCGCCCCGGCGACATGGGCGTCGATGTCATCCACCTAAATCTGCACAAGACATTTTCGACACCGCACGGCGGCGGCGGCCCGGGCTGCGGACCGTGCCTGTGTACGGCAGATCTTAAACCATTCCTGCCGACACCACGCATCGAAAAAGACGGCGACCGGTATCATTTGAACTACGATCATCCGAATTCGATCGGCCGCGTCAAGGCCTTTTACGGCAACTTCGGCATGATGGTGCGGGCACTGGCCTATATCTATACCCACGGCTTTGACGGCCTTAAAGAGGCTACCGAGACCGCGGTCCTCAACGCCCGTTATGTTTCGCACAAACTGCGTGATACTTACGACGCTCCGTTCGAGTCAGACTGTATGCACGAGGCGATCTTTTCGCATAAGAACCAGGCGAAAAAGGGCGTCGTGACGCTCGATATAGCCAAACGTCTGATCGACTACGGTTTCCATCCAATGACGGTTTACTTCCCGCTAGTTGTCGAGGGTGCGATGCTCATCGAACCGACCGAGAGCGTCGGCCGTGCCGATCTCGACGCATTTATCGAGGCGATGATCGACATCGACGCCGAAGCCGGCGAAAATCCGCAGCTCGTCATCGACGCACCGCACTCGACAAGGATCGGCCGCCTCGACGAAGCATCCGCCGCCCGCAAGCCTGTGCTGCGGTGGCGCGATAATTTGGATTCGGCAGCAAAGGCAGCTTAAAATTATGAAGATCACCCTTGTTTTAATACTCGCGGTTGCGGCCGGCGTTTCCGCGTGCTCATTTTCGTTTAATAGCGGCGGCAATTCCGCTCCGGCGAACACGAACACGAATACTGCAAAACCGACGATCACGCCTTCGTCTGCGACGCCGACGCCTGAGGTCAAGGCCTCGCCCGTCGTGGTCGCCCCGAAAACCGAAAGCGGGACTAAACGGATCAGCTTTGATGCCGGCGAATCGTCAGCCACTGTTTCGGGCGGTGTGATCCGCGGTGAGCGTTCGGTCTACGTGATTGGTGCCAAAAGCGGACAGTTGATGTCGGTCGAGATAACTTCGCTCGAGGATAATGCCGTGTTCCAGATCAAAACTCCCGGCGGCAAATTCCTTTCATATGCCGGCGACGGGGATGACGCTACTGATTGGAATGGACAATTGCCCGAAAGCGGCGATTACAAGATAATCGTCGGCGGAACCCGCGGCAATGCAAGTTATAAACTGACAGTTTCGATCGACTAACGATCGAAAAACTATCGATACTTATCAAAGCCGTGACGATCGATCACGGCTTTTTTTGGTTTGAGAGTGAAATTGGAAAAGAAAACAGCAGCGGCAAAGTTAAGTTCGGCGGTCAGATATATTTGCCTGGCTATTTGGCTAGGTGCGATGATCGCCGGTGTCGGGTCATATCTTCTTTACCCGCATTGGTTTACAGCGGATAATATTGCTGAATTCCTGAGGCGGTTTGAGGGCGAGATCTGGCTTATTTATCTGGCGATGTCGGCTCTTCGCGGATTTTCGCTTTTGCCGAGCACTCCGCTCGTGATCGCGGGCACGCTGCTTTTCCCCGACCAACCGTTGGCTGTGCTTGCAGTTTCGATCGGCGGAATTCTGCTCTCTTCGACGATGATCTATTACTTTTCAGAATTTCTTGGCTTCCACGAGTATTTTGAGGATCACAATCCGGAACTGACGCACAAATTGAAAGCCAAGCTCGAACACCCGCTCGGCTTTCTGTTCGTGGCATCGTGGGCGTTCTTCCCTTTCGTCCCGACCGATCTTGTCTGTTATCTTGCCGGAACGACCAAAATGAACTACTGGAAGTTCATCACAGCAATATTCGCCGGGGAATTGATCCTCTGTTCATGTTATGTGTTTTTCGGCTCGTCGCTGCTGAAATTTGTGCGATAGTCGATAAAATTATCCTATCCTCAAACCTTAACGTCATTACTTGCATCAAATACGCGGAGGAAAACCTGGTAAAAAATTGCACTGATAGTTTGGAATGCGGCAACCGACGTGAGTTTTTGGTAAAGTCCGCACTCGCAGCCACCGGCATTGTGCTTTCGTTGTCTGGTACCGGATCGGCATTTGGAATACCTTTCGAGGACATTACTGTTCCGATCGATGACAAAAGTCGGCTCAATAAGATCGGCGGCTCTGTTGTCGTTGATTCGACTGCCGGAAAGTTGATCATACTGCGCACGGGCGAAGCCGCGTTTGCCGCATTCTCAGCAAAGTGTACCCACAAGGGCGGAATTGTCGAATTTGACCAGGCGAGTAAACAGTTCGTCTGTCCAAAACACGGGTCCAGATTCAATTCGACGACCGGCTCGGTCACCGAAGGCCCGGCCGAATCGCCGATCGCGTCATTTGCGGCAGCCGGAACATCCGCGTCCGTTACCGTCACCGTCGGTAGTTAGTCACTCAAGAGTAGAATAATATGTCCGCGCCGGTCACAGAAAATTGTGATTGCGCGGATCTTCTTTTTGGGTATATAATCCCGCGCATCGGCACAATTCTGTTTCCCTCTCACGGTTTTCCATTTGGAGGAATATATGACACATACGGCGCGGTCACTCGATATCAACGAGGACAAAATGCATGCATTTTTAGGCAAGGTCGTTGGCGATTTTGGCGCCAGCCTTAGTACGGTTTTAGGATATATCGGCCAGAAACTCGGGCTTTATGAGGCACTTGCTGACTCGGACGGAATGACGCCTGCCGAACTCGCGGAAAAGACAGGCACTACTGAACGCTATGTTCGCGAATGGCTGGTAAATCAGGCCGCCGGCGAATATGTCTACTATGATCCGGCGACCGGCAAGTTTTCGATGCTGCCGGAACAGGCGGTTGCCCTGACAGACGAGGACAGTCCGTTCTATGTCGGTGGCGGCTTTTACGTTATCAAAGCGATGGCGAATGCACAGCCGAGGATCGAGGATGCATTTGTGAACGGGGGAGGAATGTTATGGCGCGAACATGACTCCGACCTCTTTGTCGGTACTGAAAAGTTTTTTCGTCCCGGCTACACCGCTCATCTTGTGAATGAATGGATACCTGCGATGACGGGCATAAAGGAAAAACTCGAGGCCGGAGCCAAGGTCGCCGATGTCGGCTGCGGCCACGGGGCCTCGACCATAATTATGGCAAAGGCATTCCCGAATTCGCAGTTTTACGGCTATGACAATCACGAGGCCTCGATCGCAACAGCTAAGAAGAAAGCGGAGGCCGCCGGGTTGAGCGACCGCGTGCATTTTTCGGTGGCTTCGGCGAGTGATTTTCCGAGTAACGGTTACGATCTCATTTGTTTTTTCGATTGCCTTCACGACATGGGCGACCCGCACGGAGCAGCAAAACATGCATGTGAAACGCTCGCACCGCGCGGCAGCTGCATGATCGTCGAACCAATGGCCGGAAATACCGTCGAGGAAAATTTCAACATCATCGGCCGTACATTTTCCGGAGCATCAACGCTTTGCTGCACGGCTAACTCTCTCGCCCTCGGCGGCCCGGCACTCGGTGCCGTCGCACCTGAAGATGCATTGAAAGAAGTGGTGATGTCAGGCGGCTTTGCAGAGTTTCGCCGGGCGTCAGAAACTCCATTTAATCGTATTTATGAAGCAAGGTTGTGATACTTGTCACTGATTTGTACATTGTTTCACATGAAAATGGACGCAGGTGTTTGAGAACTTTCGCTTTTAGGCCGCGATAGACTGCCGGCATCAGGTTAAAGTTCTCCGACGCCATTGAAGTTGAATCTCATTTGATCGGCCGGCTGCACAATTCATACGAGTTTTCCGGCTGAGCCGAAACGAGGTGTGAAATGAAATGCAGGATCTTATTCGTAGCGATTTTCGTATTTTTGGCAGCGATCTCAGCAATTGCACAGACTGAGCGAACGCCATTTTCGTCATACAAGGGCGTCTCGATCGGAATTCCAATTGAAAACGCGAGGGCAATTCTCGGCAATCCAAAAGAAAAGGCCGATAAGCAGGATTTTTATTTGTTCTCAGAAAATGAATCGATGCAGGTCTTTTATGAGGACGGCAAAACGGTGACGGCGATCATGATGACGTTTGTCGGCGCGATCGAATTGGCACCGACCGCGAAGGATGTTTTTGGTGAAGAGGTTGCCGCAAGCGAGGATGGATCGTTCTTTAAGATGATGAGATATCCAAAGGCCGGATTCTGGATCTCTTACAGTCACGCTGCAACCGCGGACAAGATGATCAATATCGCGATGCAGAAAATCAACTAATAGCCGCGGTTGGAATACTAACCTGGTTATTTGTCTGATAAACTTAGATTTATTAGAATTCTGTCGGCGCTCGTATATAGAAACGTAAATTTTCTTTACTTTTAAAACTAAATGACCAAGATCGGTATTCCGAAAGAGATACATCCGGGCGAAAAACGCGTCGCGGCCACGCCGCAGACCATCATTCGCCTTAAAAACTGGGTTTCGAAGTTCAGGTCGAGTCGCACGCCGGACACGGCATCAACTGCATCGACGGTGAATATCGCGAGGCGGGTGCCGAGATCGTCGAGACGGCAAAAGAGCTTTGGGCGACATCAGACGTTATTCTAAAGGTACGTCCGCCTGAGCAGAATACCGAGCTCGGTGTTCACGAAGCCGACCTGATGAAAGAGGGCGGCTGGCTGATCGGCTTTATGTGGCCGGCCCAGAACCGCGAGATCCTCGACAAACTCGCAGCCCGCAAAGCGACCGTTTTCGGCATGGACTGTGTTCCGCGTATCACGCGTGCCCAGAAGATGGACACACTCTCGGCGATGGCAAATATCGCCGGATACCGTGCGATCATCGAGGCGGCAAATAATTTCCCGAGATTTTTCGGCGGACAGATCACCGCCGCCGGGCGTATCGATCCGGCGAAGGTGATGGTCATCGGGGCCGGTGTCGCCGGGCTTTCTTCGATCGGTGCGGCAAGAGCTCTGGGGGCGATCGTACGGGCGTTCGACCCGCGAAGCGCAACCAAAGATCAGGTCGCTTCGATGGGAGCCGAGTTTCTCGAAGTAAATATCGAAGAAGAAGGCGAAGGCAAAGGCGGCTATGCAAAGGTCATGTCCGACGCTTTTCTCAAAGCCGAAATGGCGCTGTTCGCCCAACAGGCGATGCAGGTCGATATCATTGTCACTACTGCTCTTATTCCCGGCAAACCCGCTCCAAAACTGATCACACAAGGTATGGTCGAATCGATGAAACCAGGCTCGGTCATCGTCGATCTCGCCGCCGAACAAGGCGGCAACTGTGTCCTGACCGATCCCGGCAAGGTCGTCCATCATAAGGGCGTCACGATCATCGGCTACACAGATCTGCCCTCGCGGATGGCGAGCATGTCGAGCCAGCTTTACGGTTCGACGATCGTTGCGCTTATCGATGAATTGAACGGCGAGGAAGGATTGCACGTCGATCTCGAAGACGAGGTCGTCCGCGGTGCGATCGTCTTGCACAACGGCAAGATGATGTGGCCCGCTCCGGCTCCGCCGACACCGGCGGCACCGCCCGAGCCCGGCGTCCCGACCAAGAGTTCAGCCAGCGTCGCGGTAAAGGCCGCAAACAGTCACGGCCACGGCGGTGAGAGCAAAGGCATCAACCCTTGGGTACTCGCGGTCGCGGGCGTGGTTTTATTCGGCATTGGAGCGTTGGTCCCGTCGGAGGTCAAGAACGCCGGCGGCGATACGCTTAGCCATTTGACGGTGTTTATTCTCGCATGTTTTGTTGGATTTCAGGTCGTCTGGAGCGTCAAACCGGCCCTCCATACCCCGCTTATGAGCGTCACCAATGCCATCAGCGGCATCATCCTCGTCGGCGGCATGCTCCAACTGGTCGGCACCGACCTCAGCGTCACCACCATCCTTGGGGCCATCGCAGTTTTGGTTGCCGCGATCAATATCGCCGGCGGATTTTTGGTGACCAATAGGATGTTGGCGATGTTTCGGAAGTAGTTAGAGTTTTATGAACCCGATTAGATTTCCCTTGCTTTGGTTATTGATTTCAATATTCCTGATCGTAACGGCAGTGGTTTATTTCCTTGTCGGCTTTCAATATATCGCTGAAATAACGCGAGATCGGGACGGAGATGGGGTCGAATACTTGGGTAGCGTCGCGGCAGTCGTTATGACTGCAATTGGTTTTTTATCACTTACGACCCTTGGAATTCGGCAACTCGGTCGAAGGCGTTCATAGCCCTGTCGGTCGCGTAGCTTTCCGTGGGAATCGGTCATTGGCACCGTAAGATCATTCATGCAGCAATCACTAATCACTATCGCCTACATCGCCGCGAGCGCGTTGTTTATTTTGAGCCTTGGCGGGTTGTCTCAGCAGACGACCGCGAGGCGTGGGAACCTTTACGGCATTTTGGGTATGCTGATCGCTCTGGTCGCGACGGCGGCTGGGATGCAGGTCGGTGGGCTGCCAGTTTTGGCGGCGGCGTTGGTGCCTGGTCTCGTGATCGGTGCTATTTTGGCGGCGCGCGTTCAGATGACGTCGATGCCTGAGCTGGTGGCGATGCTGCACAGCTTCGTCGGCCTCGCTGCGGTTCTGGTCGGTTTTGCTACCTATCTGGGACCGCACAAGCAGATGTCGTCGGGCGAGCACACTCTGCACCTGGTCGAGATCTTCCTCGGCGTGATCATCGGTTCGGTCACGTTTACGGGTTCGGTCATTGCGTTCCTCAAGCTTCGCGGCACCATCGGCGGCAAACCGTTCATGCTGCCCGGACGGCACATTATCAATCTGATCATGCTCCTTGCAACGATCGGTCTCGGTGCGGCTTTCCTGATGTCGCCTGACTCGGCTTCCGGACAATGGCCGCTATTGATCGCGACCATTCTGACCGGTATTCTCGGCGTTCACTTTATCATGGCGATCGGCGGAGCCGATATGCCGGTGGTAGTGTCGATGCTCAACAGTTATTCGGGCTGGGCGGCAGCGGCAGCGGGCTTTATGCTCGGCAACGATCTGCTTATCATTACAGGTGCTCTGGTCGGCTCAAGCGGTGCGATCCTCAGCTACATCATGTGTCAGGGTATGAACCGCTCGTTCGTCAGCGTCATGCTCGGCGGATTTGGAACTGACAGCAGTAGCAGCAGCAGTGCGGCAGCTCCCGCAGGCGAGGTACATTCGATCGAATCTCCCGCAGCGGCCGATCTGCTCTCGAACGCACGCAAGATCATCATCATCCCCGGCTACGGACTCGCCGTCGCACAGGCTCAGCACTCGCTCGCTGAGGTCGTCAAGATCCTCAAAGCCAAGAACGTCGAGGTCAAATTCGCCATTCACCCCGTCGCCGGACGCCTGCCCGGCCACATGAACGTCCTGCTCGCCGAGGCGAATATTCCGTACGACATCGTCTTCGAAATGGACGAGGTCAACGACGAATTCAGCTCGACGGACGTCGCCTGGGTCATCGGCGCCAACGACATCGTCAACCCCTCCGCCATGGACGACCCCGGCTCGCCCATCGCCGGCATGCCCGTCCTCCACTGCTGGGAAGCCCGCGACACGATCGTCATGAAACGCGGCATGGCCAGCGGCTACGCCGGCGTCGACAACCCCCTGTTCTACAAAGAAAACACGCTTATGCTCTTCGGCGATACGAAGAAGGTCGTGGATGAGATATTGACGGTGATGCGGAGTTAAACTCTTAAAGCTCCCCTCCCTACGAAGGAGGGGTGGCCGCCGCTTTGGGCGGACGGGGTGGTTTTTAGATTAACAAAAAAAGAAGATGAGCGAACGACAAAGGCGTAAAACCGACATTCACTCACTGCCGCTCCTCCGTGAATTCCGCAAGGACCTTCGCAAGAATCTTACTCCCGCCGAAGCCACATTCTGGAGAATAGTAAAAGGCTCAAAGTTCGAAGGCCGCAAATTCGTTCGCCAGCATTCGGTTGGCAATTACATCCTCGACTTCTACTGCCCCTCCGAAAAACTCGCAGTCGAACTTGACGGTTCTCTTCACTTCAGCAGCAAAGGTGCCGCCGAGGACCGAGAAAGGACTGCTTTCCTCGAATCAAAAGGCATCCGTGTTCTAAGATTTGAGAATCGCGAGGTTTTTGATGAAAGCGAGTGGATGCTGGATAAGATCCGTGCAAGCTTCCGTTTCGGCCCACCGACTTCGCCGACCGCTCACGCACCGAACGCGTCTGTTCGTAACGTAAAAATCAGTGGTTCCTAGCTCCCCTCCTTACCAAGGAGGGGAGCTTTTGTCTCATGCCCTTGCATCGGTGACAATGTTGCCAAGCTCTAAGAGCAAAATGTGTATTAACTCGTCGTCGATGGCATATTACGCCTTCTATTTTCTTTTTTAGCGATGTAACGTCGGAAATATATCGTTTATTTCCCAAATAAGACATTTATCTGGTGACTTTGGTCTTTTATTTCGTAATTAAAAGACCTATATCGAGAATTAAAAGAGCAATCGCTAAAATTAAACGAGCAATATCGGAAATTAAACGATGTAGATGTCGATTTACATCGTGTTGACGTGTGGTTTGCTCGCGTGTATTATGTTCGGGAAAACGCGGTAAGGGGCGTGTTTCATTGGTTATTAACAAAACATTAGGGAGATATTGAGATGGCAAATGTAAATGTTAAGAGAGTCAAGGAACAATGCAACGTAATGAACGACGCTTGGTTCGAAGGTGCGAAAGATGTCGAGTTTAACGGCACGACACAGTCGCAATTCGACGCGGACATCGTCGCAGCCGCCGCTGCCGACGCTGCGATCGACGATCTCGAAGCGCAGCTCAAGCTGCAACGCGAAGCCCGCGACGATATGTACGCCGCTCTCGACGAAAAACGCTCAAAAGTCGGCCAAGGCGTCGCCGGCAATCCCGACTTCGGCAACGACAGCCCGCTCTACGGCGCAATGGGCTTCGTCCGCAAATCCGAACGCAAATCCGGCCTCACCAAGAAAAAGAAAACGCCTTAGTTTTTCGCTATCTAACAAAAACGTCGTTAATAATACCGAAATTGGTGTATTATCAACGACATTCATTCAGACATGCCTAGATATCGACAAATTGAAATAGAGTCGAGCAGCAGTCCACCGGAGCCAGAAGAAATCTCTAAGGTGGAATCACTGCTCGGAACTTCATTGCCGAGTGACTTTTTGGAGTTCCTACAAGTTGCCAACGGAGGCTATTATGAGTTCTGCATAAAGATTCCGCCCGAAAACGAAGAAGTTTCCTTCGGTGACGTCTATTTAGTTGGCCGGGACGAGAGCGGTCAATACGGTGCCGGAACAGTTTTGCACGAAATAGATTGTGCTCGACGTTGGGCAAAGACTCCCGATGCTGTACTACCATTCGCGTGATGGCGGAGGTTCAGAAGTCTTCCTTGATTTAACGCCGGAGGGAAAAGGAAGAGTAGTAGCTTTTGTCCACGGTTTGCCGCCTTGGGCTGGGCCTATTCAAGAAGATCGATTCATTGAATTAGCGCCTAGCTTCGTAGAATATATTGACCTTCACGTTAAATGCGAGGGCGAGTTTTACTAGACAGACTTCTACAGCTTGACCAACGCCAGTCTCTCAACAACCTTCCCCTTCTCCAAGTGCTCCTCAACGATCTCGGCGGCGTCTTCGGGCATGACCTGGCCGTACATTGTGCCATCGGGGTAGACCATGACGGCGGTGCCGATGGAGCAGAAGCCGATCGAGCCGCATTCGGTGAGGACGACCTCGCCAAGCGGGTTGCGGCCTTTTGATTCCTTGCCGTTACGCAGGCCTTTCTCGGTCAGGATCCGCGAGAACTCAGCCATCACTTCCTGCCCGCCGACCGCGGAACATGAGGTGCCCGTGCAGACGAATACGTGCCTGCGAAGCGGTGCCTTGAGCATCGGTGCAAGTTTTTCGAGCTGTTCGCGGTCGGTGATGAATTTTTTCATGGTGAACAACTAACAAACTAACAGTTAAAAGTGGATCAGTTAAAAGTTAATAGTTAACAGAATGTAGTTTACTATGCCCAGTTTTTGGTATGCTAATCACTGTTAGCTATTAACTGTTCACTATTCACTGTTAGCTATTCACTATCTTGATGGCAGTCGGCATTATCATCCACATCACGGTCGGCACTGAGAAGCGAACCGAATTTTTTTCGCAGGAAAGGATTCGCGTCGGTTCCGATGAATTGTGCGACCTGCAGATCCACATGCCCGATGCCAAGGGCGGATCGATGTGGTTCGACCTCGATAATGCTGACGGCGTCTATCGGATCATCGATTTTGACGAATCGCTGGGATTGAGCATTAACGAAAGGCCGATGCGGCGGTTCATCGCTATAACTGATGGCGATGTGATCGCGGTCGATAATGCGGATATTGTGTTCTCGTTCTTTTCGCTTGAGACCAAATCATCGCTGATCACCACCAATCGCGAACAGCCTCACATCGCTCAGTTCATTGAGGAAGCTGCCCTCGAATCTGCAAGCTCGGCAAAACGTGACGACGCCAAGGCGTTTCTTCGGGAATTCACGCGTGAACTTGCACGTGAGATCTCTCTTACGACCAAGCTCATCACGCTCGTGATCGTTCTCGGGTTTATCACCGGGATCTTCTATATCGGATACGCGGTGAACAAGGAACTTCGCGAGAGCCGCAAGCAATCAGAACAGCAGAGCGAGATCATCGCCAAGCTCGAAGACAAACTCGGCAAGACGAACGACCAGATCAGCGAGCTCGACAAAACGAACAAGGACATGATGAAGACCGTATCGCTCGCACCAAATCTTCGGGTCGAATACGGCAGCGGCGTTTGTCTGATCGTAGGCGTTTACGATCTGGTCGACAAAAAGAGCGGCAAGGTCCTGCGTTATGCCGATCCGCAGGCATATCGGCCGAGCCCATATGAACCGACACAATCAGAAGACCCGAGCGGCCCGCCGCCGCAGCCGCAGATCGGACTGACGACCGAGGGCAACGGTTCGACCGTCGAATACGATTTTATCGGCACCGGATTTCACGTTGGCGGCGGCTATATAGTCACCAACCGCCACGTAGTTCAGCCGTGGGAAGAGGACGATCTTGTCAAGCAAATGATGTCGGTCGCGAACGGCCGAGCCCGTGTCAAACGGCTTGTCATTTACTTTCCAAACGTCGCGACACCTTTTCCGCTGAAGATAAAGCAGTTGGGCACTCGAGACGATCTCGGCGTCGGAACCGTTGACGCAGCGACACTGCCGGCCGAGATACCGGTGCTTCCGCTCGATTTTGATACCGATTCGGCGGCGATCGGCAAGACCGTGGTCACCATGGGATATCCGAGCGGTCCCGACCGTCTGCTCGCAATGGTCGATGACGACGAAGCTAAATCGATCAATCAGCGATTCGGCAATTCGCGTCAGAATCTGATCAATTTCCTCGCCCAATCTCAAAAGATCGTCCCGCTGACCACGCAGGGGGCCATAACCGATCTTGATGCAAAGCGAATCGTCCATGACGCCAAGACCGCCGAGGGCGGCTCAGGCGCTCCGCTATTCGGTCAAGCAGGTAAGGTGATCGGTGTTAATTTTGGGGTGTTTACTGAGAATACTGCCGCAAATATGGCCGTGCCGGTGCGGTTTGCCATCGAACTTCTGAGAAAGGCAGGATGGAAAACGCCTGAAGAATTACAAAAAGAAGCTGAAACGCAGCTTCAGGTTGCGACCACGGGTTCCTCGAATTCAAATACAGCCGCCGCAAAGCCCCAATAGAAAGTTAATCACCGGCCTTGGTAAACTCTTTACGGTCCTGCTCGCCAAGCTCTGCGATCTTCGACATAAGATGGTCGGCAATTTCCTTATGCGTTCGGATCGCATCGCGTTTTGAATAGAACTCCGTTAGGTCTATCTTCTCGCCAAACCAGATGCGGACTTTGGGGCCGCCCGTCCAGTTACCAAGTATTTGCTTCGGAAGGTCGTTGCCGAGTCCGGCGATGAACACCGGAACGACCTGCGGATGGGCAGAGTATATGACCTTCCCGATCCCCGGCTGCGCCGACAGCAGGTCGTACGTACCGCCTTCGAGGTTACGCTTTCCTTCGGGATGAAAACCGATAATATGGCCTTGTCCTTCGGTGCAGAGCTGCACGAGACGACGCATCGAATATTTATCGAACTCACGCTTCTTCGCTTCGCCTGCCTCGCGAAAGAACGGCGGATACATCGAAAACCAGCCCATCACCAGATTGACGAACCAACCGAACGGATTATCGTAAAAGAACTTCGCACGCACCGGAAAAAACAACGTTACCGGCCGCTTCGTTCGGCGAAATATAACGCTCGAGACCGTGTACATATCAAAGAACGAACGGTGATTTGCTACCAGTACCAGCGGTGTATCTACATCAGCGTTCTCGACATTTTCAATGCCGAAAACATTCATCAGGTTGTAAGTTGCCAAATAGATCCAGAGCGAACCGATATGCCGCTGAAAAAACGTCATTAGCCGCTTCCAACCGCCCAAATTCATCCGATGCGTAAGCCAAAATCCGGCCCGCTCGACCGGCGAGATGACCGATATTTCCTCTGCCGTTGGCAGCAATACCAGTTCCGTATTTTGCTTTGTTGTGATCTCGGTCGTTTCAGTCATGCTAAGCCGCCAATGCAAACCGTAATTTTAACATTTTTCACTATCTCGAAAAGGCTGAGCTGCCGCATTTTTTGTGGACAGCTCGGAATTAATTTTGTATCATTGCGCGTTCAAGATTATTTGCATTTACAACGAAGTAAGATCCCCTCTCTACGGCTGAAAACAGTCGTCCGGCTTAGGGCGGAATTTTAGATCGGCCACCGTCATTAATTGTTCGCAAAAAGGAGATAGTTTTATGTTCGCGAAAAA
The sequence above is a segment of the Acidobacteriota bacterium genome. Coding sequences within it:
- a CDS encoding trypsin-like peptidase domain-containing protein, which produces MAVGIIIHITVGTEKRTEFFSQERIRVGSDELCDLQIHMPDAKGGSMWFDLDNADGVYRIIDFDESLGLSINERPMRRFIAITDGDVIAVDNADIVFSFFSLETKSSLITTNREQPHIAQFIEEAALESASSAKRDDAKAFLREFTRELAREISLTTKLITLVIVLGFITGIFYIGYAVNKELRESRKQSEQQSEIIAKLEDKLGKTNDQISELDKTNKDMMKTVSLAPNLRVEYGSGVCLIVGVYDLVDKKSGKVLRYADPQAYRPSPYEPTQSEDPSGPPPQPQIGLTTEGNGSTVEYDFIGTGFHVGGGYIVTNRHVVQPWEEDDLVKQMMSVANGRARVKRLVIYFPNVATPFPLKIKQLGTRDDLGVGTVDAATLPAEIPVLPLDFDTDSAAIGKTVVTMGYPSGPDRLLAMVDDDEAKSINQRFGNSRQNLINFLAQSQKIVPLTTQGAITDLDAKRIVHDAKTAEGGSGAPLFGQAGKVIGVNFGVFTENTAANMAVPVRFAIELLRKAGWKTPEELQKEAETQLQVATTGSSNSNTAAAKPQ
- a CDS encoding (2Fe-2S) ferredoxin domain-containing protein; translated protein: MKKFITDREQLEKLAPMLKAPLRRHVFVCTGTSCSAVGGQEVMAEFSRILTEKGLRNGKESKGRNPLGEVVLTECGSIGFCSIGTAVMVYPDGTMYGQVMPEDAAEIVEEHLEKGKVVERLALVKL
- a CDS encoding SMI1/KNR4 family protein, with the protein product MESLLGTSLPSDFLEFLQVANGGYYEFCIKIPPENEEVSFGDVYLVGRDESGQYGAGTVLHEIDCARRWAKTPDAVLPFA
- a CDS encoding 1-acyl-sn-glycerol-3-phosphate acyltransferase gives rise to the protein MTETTEITTKQNTELVLLPTAEEISVISPVERAGFWLTHRMNLGGWKRLMTFFQRHIGSLWIYLATYNLMNVFGIENVENADVDTPLVLVANHRSFFDMYTVSSVIFRRTKRPVTLFFPVRAKFFYDNPFGWFVNLVMGWFSMYPPFFREAGEAKKREFDKYSMRRLVQLCTEGQGHIIGFHPEGKRNLEGGTYDLLSAQPGIGKVIYSAHPQVVPVFIAGLGNDLPKQILGNWTGGPKVRIWFGEKIDLTEFYSKRDAIRTHKEIADHLMSKIAELGEQDRKEFTKAGD